One genomic segment of Odocoileus virginianus isolate 20LAN1187 ecotype Illinois unplaced genomic scaffold, Ovbor_1.2 Unplaced_Scaffold_4, whole genome shotgun sequence includes these proteins:
- the KLHL34 gene encoding kelch-like protein 34: MSYFLSYCKAHGGSLLTGYQALRAEGFLCDVTLEAEGSEFPAHRSLLACSSDYFRALFKSHTRESRASVIHLHVPSAAGLQRLLDFIYTAWLPLSMDTVEDTLEAASYLQVTEALGLCGRYLERQLAPENCCFAANVAARFGLAHTLGAAERCIVTHLRELLARGPGPAGLLELNPASLRAVLGAPDVARVPEARLLGLALAWLRQEPEAERLAHCTQLLERVRFGLVPADVLRRVYSGSGLTLPARVKGLIIQALNYHTSPSRQPLLQGEQTSVRSPQTRILLVGGRRGQEVVTEEVVVPPRAARGRAAAPAPEEEEGEEEEEEEEEQVEEEEWELAQDVVAFDVYNHRWRSLTRLPAQLLGHSVCVAGNFLFVLGGESPSGGACSPPADGPLAVTAQVHRYDPRFHVWTTAPPMREARAHFWCGAVGEGLLAVGGLGAGGQALASVEMYDLRRDRWTAAGALPRALHGHAGAVGDRGVVYISGGKAGRGDGGASSLRDVFSLAPGEQAWSKRAPMGTARFGHHMAALRGAVFAFLGRYEPFSEIERYDPSADQWTRLRPLPYDRFCYGLALVEETVLLLGGLKWRDSRQVPTRNVVGYDLDLDRWEDIGCALPWAWSGLQCAVLQLAEGGDEQREAEPGETPDFVLGLMG; encoded by the coding sequence ATGAGTTACTTCCTGTCTTACTGCAAAGCTCATGGCGGCTCGCTGCTCACCGGCTACCAGGCGCTGCGCGCCGAGGGCTTCCTGTGCGACGTGACGCTGGAGGCGGAGGGCAGCGAGTTCCCGGCGCACAGGTCGCTCCTCGCGTGTTCCAGCGACTACTTCAGGGCTCTGTTCAAGAGTCACACCCGGGAATCCCGGGCGAGCGTGATCCACCTGCACGTGCCGTCGGCGGCGGGCCTGCAGCGCCTGCTGGACTTCATCTACACCGCCTGGCTGCCGCTCTCCATGGACACAGTGGAGGACACGCTGGAGGCCGCCAGCTACCTGCAGGTCACCGAGGCCCTGGGGCTTTGCGGCCGCTACCTGGAGCGCCAGCTGGCCCCGGAGAACTGCTGCTTCGCCGCCAACGTGGCGGCTCGCTTTGGCCTGGCGCACACGCTGGGCGCGGCCGAACGCTGCATCGTGACCCACCTGAGGGAGCTGCTGGCGCGGGGCCCGGGCCCGGCCGGCCTTCTGGAGCTCAACCCCGCGTCGCTGAGGGCCGTGCTCGGTGCCCCTGACGTGGCGCGGGTGCCCGAGGCCCGGCTGCTGGGCCTGGCGCTGGCCTGGCTGCGGCAGGAGCCTGAGGCCGAACGCCTGGCCCACTGCACCCAGCTCCTCGAGCGGGTCCGCTTCGGCCTCGTGCCCGCCGACGTGCTGCGGCGCGTGTACTCGGGCTCCGGCCTCACCCTGCCCGCCCGGGTCAAGGGCCTCATCATCCAGGCCCTCAACTACCACACGTCGCCCTCCCGCCAGCCGCTCCTGCAGGGCGAGCAGACCAGCGTCCGGAGCCCTCAAACCCGCATCTTGTTGGTCGGGGGGCGCCGGGGGCAGGAGGTGGTGACTGAGGAAGTCGTGGTCCCCCCGCGGGCAGCCCGGGGCAGGGCCGCCGCGCCGGCGccggaggaagaggagggagaggaggaggaggaggaggaagaggagcaggtggaggaggaggagtgggagCTCGCCCAGGACGTGGTGGCCTTTGACGTGTACAACCACCGCTGGCGCAGCCTCACGCGGCTGCCTGCTCAGCTGCTGGGGCACAGCGTGTGTGTCGCGGGCAACTTCCTCTTCGTCCTGGGCGGGGAGAGCCCATCGGGCGGCGCCTGCTCGCCCCCAGCCGACGGCCCGCTGGCTGTCACGGCCCAAGTGCACCGTTACGACCCGCGCTTCCACGTGTGGACGACCGCGCCCCCTATGCGGGAAGCACGGGCCCATTTCTGGTGCGGCGCCGTGGGCGAGGGGCTCCTGGCCGTCGGGGGCCTGGGGGCGGGCGGCCAAGCGCTGGCTTCGGTGGAAATGTATGACCTGCGCCGGGACCGCTGGACGGCGGCCGGGGCGCTGCCGCGGGCTCTGCACGGCCACGCGGGCGCCGTCGGGGACCGCGGCGTCGTGTACATCTCCGGGGGCAAGGCGGGGAGAGGCGACGGCGGCGCGAGCAGCCTCCGGGACGTGTTCTCCCTGGCCCCCGGGGAGCAGGCGTGGAGCAAGAGAGCGCCCATGGGCACGGCCCGCTTCGGGCACCACATGGCCGCCCTGCGCGGCGCGGTGTTCGCCTTTCTGGGGCGCTACGAGCCCTTCTCCGAGATCGAGCGCTACGACCCCAGCGCTGACCAGTGGACTCGGCTGCGGCCGCTACCCTACGACCGCTTTTGCTATGGGCTGGCCTTGGTGGAGGAGACGGTGCTGCTACTGGGCGGCCTCAAGTGGCGGGACTCACGCCAGGTGCCCACCCGCAACGTGGTGGGCTATGACCTCGACCTGGACCGCTGGGAGGACATTGGCTGCGCGCTGCCCTGGGCCTGGAGCGGCCTGCAGTGCGCAGTGCTGCAGCTGGCAGAGGGTGGGGACGAGCAGAGGGAGGCAGAGCCGGGAGAGACGCCGGATTTTGTGCTGGGCTTAATGGGTTAA